One window of the Nothobranchius furzeri strain GRZ-AD chromosome 3, NfurGRZ-RIMD1, whole genome shotgun sequence genome contains the following:
- the dhrsx gene encoding polyprenol dehydrogenase codes for MWLLAVLLPLIRLYLCGLKVLVYQLFHRSFPLPVLPKLNGRVAIVTGGTRGMGFETARHLSSLGMHVIIAGNQREEGSVAVRKINEVANEGKAEFVFLDLTSLKSVHTFVQMFRDRGLPLHVLINNAGTMLVPERTTEDGFEFHFCLNYLGHFLLTNLLLDLLKKSGQPGRCSRIINMSSATHYAGVLDLEDLNMRICYSSHAAYSQSKLALVLFTYFLQEQLAASGSPVTVNAVDPGMVDTALYDNLWTLAKMLKQPVAKVLFRSPAEGASILIYAAAATELEGVGGCYLYNGLKTQSSDLSYDAELQAKLWKKSCELVGLQKT; via the exons ATGTGGCTGCTCGCGGTTCTGCTGCCTCTCATCAGGCTGTATTTGTGCGGTCTCAAAGTTCTGGTATATCAGCTGTTCCACCGCTCCTTCCCGCTGCCAG TCTTACCCAAACTAAATGGAAGAGTTGCCATAGTGACCGGGGGAACCAGAGGAATGGGTTTTGAGACGGCCAGACATTTGTCCAGCCTTGGCATGCATGTTATCATAG CTGGGAACCAAAGAGAAGAGGGCTCTGTGGCTGTCAGGAAGATAAACGAAGTTGCCAATGAAGGGAAAG CCGAGTTTGTCTTCCTggacctgacctctctgaaatcCGTACACACGTTTGTTCAGATGTTCAGAGACAGAGGGCTGCCTCTCCATGTCCTGATTAACAACG CTGGGACCATGCTGGTTCCTGAGAGAACAACAGAGGATGGCTTTGAGTTCCACTTCTGCCTCAATTACCTCGGGCACTTCCTGTTGACCAACCTGCTGCTGGACCTGCTGAAGAAGTCAGGGCAGCCGGGCCGCTGCTCCAGAATCATCAACatgtcttctgccactcactatGCAGGAGTTCTGGACTTGGAGGACCTAAACATGAG GATCTGCTACAGTTCTCATGCTGCCTACTCCCAGAGTAAACTGGCTCTGGTCCTCTTCACCTACTTCCTTCAGGAACAGCTGGCTGCCAGTGGATCTCCTGTGACTGTGAACGCTGTGGACCCAGGGATGGTGGACACGGCACTCTACGATAACCTTTGGACCCTTGCAAAGATGCTGAAACAACCAGTAGCCAAGGTCCTGTTCAGG TCTCCAGCAGAGGGAGCTTCCATATTAATCTATGCTGCTGCTGCCACTGAGCtggagggggtgggaggctgttacCTGTACAACGGCCTCAAGACGCAGTCCTCTGACCTGTCCTATGACGCTGAGCTGCAGGCCAAGCTGTGGAAAAAGAGCTGCGAGCTTGTCGGCCTtcagaagacctga
- the LOC107384513 gene encoding ankyrin repeat domain-containing protein SOWAHC, which yields MGNSFTQHRGSREEEQRGKDQIPEISVIQASPLPVQGSMFIMPGPEQPGPEHTGLRSTERHAGIEGQRPKVSEHAQVSPASMEEECEDGGDESLFVSDTRSLSGSEDTPRCSRRHFLEVMMSTSPEVRHNVDLRGSLYLSRSSSDSQVFSNMEDDRTSVALDPLEHEWMLRSPDGEWNSLHRLLIAEPSLAVRKDFVTGFTCLHWAAKLGRPELIALIMNFSRQHDVPVSVDVRSNSGYTPLHIAAMHRHLEVLKLLVGAYNADVEVRDYSGRKAFQYLTGGVSVDIQDIIGAYEQSKSESPDRRVGGRWRFSKVLHTNLNTPRLLGTTDSLDGEDQHGEKLVRRRSSLSRMKPKLEKLRRRTSQIVHSTSHHDQEKLEGSKKGFFKSRPNTHFFG from the coding sequence ATGGGGAACAGCTTCACACAGCACAGAGGctccagggaggaggagcagcgtgGAAAAGACCAGATTCCAGAAATCAGTGTGATCCAAGCCTCGCCGCTTCCTGTTCAAGGATCCATGTTCATCATGCCTGGTCCCGAACAACCCGGACCAGAACACACTGGACTCAGGTCCACAGAGAGACATGCTGGGATAGAGGGACAGAGGCCCAAAGTATCAGAGCATGCTCAGGTGAGCCCTGCTTCCATGGAGGAGGAGTGTGAGGATGGGGGTGACGAGTCCCTCTTTGTGTCGGACACAAGGAGTCTGTCTGGGAGCGAAGACACCCCAAGGTGCAGCCGGAGGCACTTCTTAGAGGTGATGATGAGCACCTCCCCTGAGGTGAGACATAACGTAGACCTGCGTGGTTCGCTCTACCTGTCCAGGAGCAGCAGTGACTCCCAGGTTTTCAGCAACATGGAGGACGACAGGACATCCGTGGCCCTGGACCCGCTGGAACACGAGTGGATGTTGCGTTCCCCTGATGGGGAGTGGAACAGCCTGCACCGCCTACTCATCGCAGAACCCAGTCTCGCTGTGAGGAAGGACTTTGTTACTGGTTTTACCTGCCTTCACTGGGCCGCTAAGCTGGGCCGCCCAGAGCTGATCGCCCTGATCATGAACTTCTCCAGGCAGCACGATGTCCCCGTCAGCGTGGATGTTCGATCCAACAGTGGATACACGCCACTCCACATCGCCGCTATGCACAGACACCTGGAGGTCCTGAAGCTCCTGGTTGGTGCCTACAACGCAGATGTGGAGGTCCGAGACTACAGCGGGAGGAAGGCCTTCCAGTACCTCACTGGTGGTGTGAGTGTGGACATACAGGACATTATTGGGGCTTACGAGCAGTCCAAGTCCGAGTCTCCTGACCGCAGGGTTGGAGGTCGCTGGAGGTTCTCTAAGGTTCTCCACACTAACCTGAACACGCCCCGGCTGCTGGGCACCACTGACTCTCTGGATGGGGAGGACCAGCACGGGGAGAAACTTGTCAGGAGGAGGTCCTCCCTCAGCAGGATGAAACCCAAACTGGAGAAGCTCCGCCGGAGGACGTCCCAGATTGTCCACAGCACTTCACATCATGACCAGGAGAAACTGGAGGGTTCCAAGAAAGGCTTCTTCAAGTCCAGACCCAACACACACTTCTTTGGCTGA